The genomic DNA GTAtgcccttttgtttttgtctaaatatgaacatggGAGCTTATTGTGGATTCTGTTGTTGATATGAGGCAgaaatacatgcacacacacgtatatcACGTTTATGGACATGGTAATAATCCTGCTGTTCTCAGTAATGGATCAATTACATACTTGATGTCGATCTAGTGTGTTTATTATAAAAATCAAATCGGCTAAAAACAATAAGTGCTGTCTGAATGTATTTTTTGGTTCATCTTCTTTTTATTGTAGTTGAAGAAGAagctcagagtgtgtgtggcaACATGCAACAGAGCGGACTACTCCAAGCTAGCCCCTATCATGTGTGGCATCAAATCCCACCCTGATGACTTTGAACTGGAAGTCATGGTGCTTGGTTCACATCTCATTGATGACTATGGGTAAGAAACAAGTGGTGCCAAACAATATCCTGTTGCAGAGACCAGCTGAGAACCATCCACAGCTGATCAGCTGGGTTTATTTATTCAACTTAATTTTCAGGAACACATTTCGTTTGATCGAGCAGGATGGCTTTGAAATCGGCTCCAAGCTCCACACCATTGTAAGAGGAGAGGATGAAGCAGCCATGGTCGAGAGTGTTGGGCTGGCATTGGTGAAACTGCCTGATGTCTTACAGCGGTTGCATCCTGACATCCTCGTCATCCACGGTGACCGCTTTGATGCCCTGGCCTTGGCAACTGCTGCAGCACTGATGAACATTAGAATACTTCACGTGGAGGGGGGAGAGGTTAGCAGTAACTGTTTGAGAACATCCATCAAACCGTGAACTGTCATACTCTTTCTTTCCTTGTCCGTATACGTGTATGTACTTCCATTATTCTGCAATTAGGGTCTGTCCCAGACTATTGTCCTGCACATGCATACCTGATCTCATAGTCCTTCCCAGCTGTTTAAATTTCTTAACAAGAGTTCACCCTCATTTGTATGTCCTAGTATTCTTTTAGTGCTGAGATGTACAAGTGGGTACCTCCTTGCATAACCTCAAGCAAGTGCCCATGTTTAGCGTCCTGACTAAAAAAAGATTAGtgacaagggaattgagtacaatcagccaggggtggagttgaacttgcgaccatgatgtcttttgcacacagggtaccggtcttaaccactgagccactccacctcCTTGTGTATTCTGAAGGTGTACAGATGTGGAAAATATGACCCAGGCCTCATTGTTTAATGGTCGCGGTATTTGGAGCTAGACTCAGCTGATACTGGCCAAGAGAACATTTTACAAGTTGCCAGCATATCGCAAGGGTGACATAGATAGGCAAACAActtttcacattcacatctatAGCGGCTGATCAATATTAAACAGTTTCAAAACCAAGCCGCTGTAGGCTAAACACGGGAGCTTACTGATGCACACAAACGCGTGTAATTCTTAGTGGCTCTACCACTCTTATTATACACGCTTCAGATTAGAATGCTCATACTTACACATATAACACATGGAAACATAAATATGCATTGACGCTGTCAACAAAAGGCATCGCTCCATCGTGTACCCCTTACGTCATGACTGACGAACAGCAACCGGTGAACTGGTTAGAGTAACTTATTGCCACTAATTGCTACTCTCGATAGTGACACACCCATCACCCATGTGCGCACCAAATCCAGTTTTCAATAAGCAATTGATAAAATATGCGAAACCTACATTTATGGCTCATGAAAAATTTAGTGTCTCCAATTAACCTTAACTGCATGTCAGGAAGCCAGAGACTTCAGAcaaaacccacgcagacacagggagaacatgcaaactccaaacagAAAGGCCAGGCTGGTCATCAGGTTGTATTTGTTTCTCGTCCAACATggtcatgcttttttttctcaggtaAGTGGAACGATTGATGACTCAATCCGCCACGCCATCAGTAAACTGGCCCACTACCATGTATGCTGCACACCCAGAGCGGAGCAGTACCTCATTGCCATGTGTGAGGATCATTCTCGCATCTTGCTGGCTGGCTGTCCCTCATATGATAAGCTGTTGTCAACTTATCACAAAGATAACTACATGGATGTCATCAAGAGCTGGCTGGGTATGCATGGATGCTGTCACTAGAAAGAAATGCattatagtaaaaaaaagaagtagtgtttatttgtgaaatgtggtgTGTTTATATTACAGGTGACACTGTGCAGAAACATGACTACATTGTGGCTTTGCAGCACCCAGTCACCACAGACATCCAGCACTCTATTAAGATCTATGGACTGATGCTCGATGCCCTGCTCTCTTTTAACAAGAAGACGCTTATCCTCTTCCCGAACATCGATGCTGGTTCGTTTTACCCACTGGTCCCCtacttgttttggttttttctATGTTTGAGTGTTTGTCCAAGTACACATGTCATATTCTAATGTAGTAAAATTGATTATAATATTAAGTATCTATGTCTCTTGAATCGCCCCTTTTCCGCATGGAAACAGGCAGTAAGGAGATGGTGCGTGTGATGCGGAAAAAAGGCATCGAGCAGCACCCCAACTTCCGAGCGGTGAAGCATATTCCCTTTGAACAGTTCATCCAGCTGGTGTGCCACGCCGGCTGCATGATCGGAAACAGCAGCTGTGGAGTGCGAGAGGCCGGGGCCTTCGGCACAGCCGTAGTTAACCTGGGAACAAGGCAAACTGgcagagagacaggtgagaaGTCAGATACTCTTTATTAATACTGACATGAATTGCTTGGGGTATTTGTAGATTTTATGCTGTCTCATACCAAAATATGAGTGAATAGTTTGAGTTTCAAATGGAGTTTTAGATATATGACTGTGATTCAGTATTCATTTTCACATATTGGTAATCTAAGcaatattattttttcaatGATAATGACCGTATTCTTATGACTTGTTCCCTTACTGCCAGGTGAAAATGTTATTCATGTCCGGGATGCTGATACTCACAATAAGATCTACCATGCTCTGGAACTGCAGTTTGGAAAGAGATATCCCTGGTATGGCCAAAGTTCTGTTAGTCTGTCTGGTTTGTAGCTATGCATGCTCTGAaaagatttcacacacacaggttctcaACATGATTATATAAACATTGACATATTATGTTTGTTTAGATCCAGGTGTCTCATTGACTTATtgagttggaaaaacacactATTTATCATCAGTGTATGTAAGTCTGTCACAGTAATAACTCAAGGCAACTCCTCCATTACATTTGTTGGTTTAGCAGTGCCATATTGACATACAGTGTAAATATTTCCCTATGCAAAAAATATGTGAAACATGTAAAGTAGATGTTACTGATAAAATCCGTATTTgtcttaatattaaaaaatataattacaaAACAACGAAGCTGGTGGTACCATAAGGCTTTTGTGCAGTACTCATAAATTGTATGAATTATTTAATAGATATTAACACACAATCTCCAGTGATGATAAGCATTTTAACATGTGAGTTGTTAAATGGATAAGTGGATATGCAGCATGGATGtgcttgctttctttctttaaaattaGATTAGACCAAGGCTCTCTGATTTCTGTCTACATCAAGTTTCCTCACAATTTTGTGGAaatttttatattatatcataatatGGGCACTTCATACATCCTAAAATgggattttatttatgtgttgttgttttttttttaagttggaTTTCTGTTTCTCATCAGTGGCAAGATTTATGGTGATGGCAATGCAGTGACTCGTATTCTCAAGTTTCTGCGCACCATTGACCTGGACGAGCCCCTGCAGAAGACCTTCTGTTTCCCCCCAGTGAAAGACTCCTTCTCCCAAGACATTGATCACATCCTGGAGACACAGAGTGCTCTGGCAGTTGACCTGGGAGGGACCAACCTCAGAGTGGCTATTGTATGCATGAAGGTAGGCTTTACTGACTGTTACTATTTTGATGTGGCTGTATTTTAATGGGCATTAAGTATTTAGCATAATGATATTTGCATCTATTCACAAAGATATGAGGTAATGATGTGTCACTTTCACTGACCTCACTGTGCAGGGTAAGATATTGAAGAAATATACTCAGCCTAATCCAAAGACCTTTGAGGATAGGATGCAGCTCTTATTGAAGATGTGCTTTGAAGCCATGTGGGAGGCTGTGTGCCTCAACTGCAGAATACTAGGAGTTGGTAtgtgaaaatacacaaatacgAATATCTTAATCATGTTGTTATGACCAAACATGCACTCACATTCCTTTTTGAATAGTAtactcattttaaatattttcacaCCGTTCTGTCCAAATATGTCATTGATATCTCAGGGGTGTCCACGGGTGGACGAGTAAACCCGCAAGAAGGGGTGGTCCTGCACTCAACAAAGCTGATCCAGGAATGGTCCACAATTGACCTCCGAACACCCATTTCGGACGCCATGCACCTCCCCGTCTGGGTCGACAATGATGGCAACTGTGCTGCACTGGCTGAGAAGAAGTTTGGCCACGGCAAAGGAGTGGAGAACTTTGTGACAATCATCACAGGCACAGGTGACAATGCAGCAGGATTTGAAAATTGCATGAatccagttgttttttttggaatgttGGTGAGTTTGTGAGCAGTTGAACTGACTTATTTCACTTTTGGGAGTTTCCCTATTGACTGTTACTAAATGAGTTAGCAAAAAGATGTATGTAGAAATGGCGACATACTGGACAAACCTCAGCTACTTTGTAGTGAAGATATTTGCAAAAATGCATATatacaaatgagaaacaaactGCGGTGTGTTTCTTCTGTTCAGAGAGTGGCAGAGGCACAGGTTTCTTATACAGGTAGAGGCTGTATGgtgtgtataataataataatgtgatggTTTGCAATGTCAATATTACCAGGACTTATTGTCCATTGTCCATGTGTCCTGTTCACCTCCTGCCACACGTCAATACTGAATACACAATTGGGAGTGTGTATGCAGAGTGGGTGgatcaaataaataatgattattttaactCCATAGGTTTTATTATTAACacctacttttttttatttaaaaggacTCTTGTCTTGAACAATCTAGAGACATAGTGACTAAAAAGGAGAGATGATGTCTCAgtagaataaaaaaatgcagtAGAATATGGGAAATCGCATCTACCAGATTCAAAATTTTGTGGGGGAGGAAACCTAGACCCCCCTTCCCGTATACACCCACTCTTGAACAAATAGGGTGGTCCTTCCCTAGGCATCTGTGCTCAGGGAATAATAGTTCATAATCCGTATGTATTAATACAATTGGTAATTGCTAtagtgtgacatttgtgtcaataatCATCACACACAGATGAGTCTGTGTGGTTGGAGGGGGagcccccaaatcaaattctgcttagggccccctaAAGGCTGGGGCACTGCAAACACCATacaacaaacaaccaaaacCAAACAACACAGTAACATACTGGCATTTACACACAGCAGTAAACAAGAAAAACCGGATAGTGGCGAAAAGGGGCAAAAGTAAAACATAAGCTGTCTGCAGCTGTATCGGAGAAACCGCATCACACACAGGTGGTGCGTTCAAGACAGTAGGAATGCTATGGTAAGTTCACTAACGCAGGACATATCAAACTTATAAGAAAAACTGACTATTATCAGTCGGTTTCTTTTATGTTTACttgtcacatttacacatgCAACAGTTAGGGGGTTGCCGAGCATGCCTGAAAGTAACCTTTATCCGTAGTACGCTTACACCAAATGTGCCGCCAATTTGTCCAGAAATGAAATTGCATATAAAATTAATGCAAAAACGTGAATAGATATAAATTTAGCTTCATGAGCACCGGGTAACGTGAATAACAAATCTTCAAAGACAAACAATTTGAGTAATTTTCTTCACTCTCAAGTTGAAATTTCAGAACATGATTGATAGATTTACAGTACATGACATGATCTAATTTTTGACATATCACAGCGGTAAAAGCTGAAAAGTATacatgtgattgtgtgattaaaataaataaggagacttttttcattttaaatttggcaATAAGAtataaatgactgaaaacaataaacattgaaaaaaatttaaatattatttcctGCCTCTGGAATTAATTATATGTTGGAAAATAatggctgttttatttttatgtgttgaTCAGAAGTATGATTTAAGATTTTAGTGGGCCATAGAAGAATTTAATTTGGCcacagcattttttttagtttggaaTGGCTGACCTTAAATATTTTGATTATGATTTATGATTcctttcagttgttttttgaaTTATCTTAATCATTAATCATTCTGGTAAAATGGTGATATTGGTTGCACTGAGTTCCATGTAGTAAATTAGACCTCTCGCTTAATTGCCTTGACTGtcaaggaaaataaatacatcatgtctttgtctctgtctgtagGTATTGGTGGAGGAATTATCCACCACAGTGAGCTGGTCCATGGCAGCACCTTCTGCGCTGCAGAGCTGGGTCACATCATGGTTTCATTAGAAGGCCCCGAGTGTTCATGTGGCAGCCGTGGATGCATAGAGGCCTATGCGTCTGGGATGGCCCTGCAGAGAGAGGCTAAAAGGCTGCACGACGGTAAGAGTTTTATAGTAATATCTGTGTTT from Solea solea chromosome 10, fSolSol10.1, whole genome shotgun sequence includes the following:
- the gne gene encoding bifunctional UDP-N-acetylglucosamine 2-epimerase/N-acetylmannosamine kinase isoform X1 translates to MESHLCTNPHELYYQRTRSERMEKKDVTEHNYLKKKLRVCVATCNRADYSKLAPIMCGIKSHPDDFELEVMVLGSHLIDDYGNTFRLIEQDGFEIGSKLHTIVRGEDEAAMVESVGLALVKLPDVLQRLHPDILVIHGDRFDALALATAAALMNIRILHVEGGEVSGTIDDSIRHAISKLAHYHVCCTPRAEQYLIAMCEDHSRILLAGCPSYDKLLSTYHKDNYMDVIKSWLGDTVQKHDYIVALQHPVTTDIQHSIKIYGLMLDALLSFNKKTLILFPNIDAGSKEMVRVMRKKGIEQHPNFRAVKHIPFEQFIQLVCHAGCMIGNSSCGVREAGAFGTAVVNLGTRQTGRETGENVIHVRDADTHNKIYHALELQFGKRYPCGKIYGDGNAVTRILKFLRTIDLDEPLQKTFCFPPVKDSFSQDIDHILETQSALAVDLGGTNLRVAIVCMKGKILKKYTQPNPKTFEDRMQLLLKMCFEAMWEAVCLNCRILGVGVSTGGRVNPQEGVVLHSTKLIQEWSTIDLRTPISDAMHLPVWVDNDGNCAALAEKKFGHGKGVENFVTIITGTGIGGGIIHHSELVHGSTFCAAELGHIMVSLEGPECSCGSRGCIEAYASGMALQREAKRLHDEDLLKVEGMDMKLSEPVTAAHLITAAGLGNPKADAILNKACTALGVGIINILHIVNPSLVILSGVLASYYQNPVQHIVHGRALLSAQSIKVVTSDLEDPALLGAASMVLDYTTRRTY
- the gne gene encoding bifunctional UDP-N-acetylglucosamine 2-epimerase/N-acetylmannosamine kinase isoform X2, encoding MEKKDVTEHNYLKKKLRVCVATCNRADYSKLAPIMCGIKSHPDDFELEVMVLGSHLIDDYGNTFRLIEQDGFEIGSKLHTIVRGEDEAAMVESVGLALVKLPDVLQRLHPDILVIHGDRFDALALATAAALMNIRILHVEGGEVSGTIDDSIRHAISKLAHYHVCCTPRAEQYLIAMCEDHSRILLAGCPSYDKLLSTYHKDNYMDVIKSWLGDTVQKHDYIVALQHPVTTDIQHSIKIYGLMLDALLSFNKKTLILFPNIDAGSKEMVRVMRKKGIEQHPNFRAVKHIPFEQFIQLVCHAGCMIGNSSCGVREAGAFGTAVVNLGTRQTGRETGENVIHVRDADTHNKIYHALELQFGKRYPCGKIYGDGNAVTRILKFLRTIDLDEPLQKTFCFPPVKDSFSQDIDHILETQSALAVDLGGTNLRVAIVCMKGKILKKYTQPNPKTFEDRMQLLLKMCFEAMWEAVCLNCRILGVGVSTGGRVNPQEGVVLHSTKLIQEWSTIDLRTPISDAMHLPVWVDNDGNCAALAEKKFGHGKGVENFVTIITGTGIGGGIIHHSELVHGSTFCAAELGHIMVSLEGPECSCGSRGCIEAYASGMALQREAKRLHDEDLLKVEGMDMKLSEPVTAAHLITAAGLGNPKADAILNKACTALGVGIINILHIVNPSLVILSGVLASYYQNPVQHIVHGRALLSAQSIKVVTSDLEDPALLGAASMVLDYTTRRTY